In Deltaproteobacteria bacterium PRO3, the sequence TGGAAATTCAGGCGGAGTGCTTGCGGTGCTGGCGGTATAGCCAATAGACGAAGGCGCCGACCAGCGCCAAGGGGAAGAGGATCATAAAGAGCGTGGTGCCGTAATAGGCCAGCAGCGTGTCGCCCTGCGCGGAGAAGCAGACCGAGCAGGCGAAAGCGGCCCCCGGAACGAGCGCCATACCTAGGACCAAGACGAGGGTTTTAAAAATAGACCAAACCATAGAGCACCGGCCACAACAGGACCACGAACAGCCAATACATCGCCGCCACCGTCAACCGGCGGCCGCGCCCCGCGGCGGGGAGGAAGCCGCGGGTCTTCCGCAGCGCGTAGGCCAGGACCGCCAGGCCGCCCAGGACGTGCAGGGCATGGACGCCGATCAGGAGATAGAAGGTCCCGCCGTAAATGCTGGAATTGGTCGTCAGGCCGTAGCCGATCAGCCGCACCCACTCGAAGCCCTGAATCGCCACGAAGGCGGCGCCCAAGAGCAAGGTCGCGATCAAGTAGCCCCGATACGCGCTTGGCCCCGGACGCAGGGCCCGACCTCGGGCCAGGACCATCGTCACCCCGCTCCCCAGCAGCAGGAGGGTGTTGAAGGCGGTGGCCGCGACGGGCAGGCGCGGCTGCCCCGGCGGCGGCCAATCCCCCGCCCCGGCCCGCAGCACCAGGTAGGCGCTGATCAGGCCCGTGAAGAACATCAGCTCCGCCAAGAGGAAGAGCGTCATGCCCAGGACGCCGTTGGACGCGAAGGCGGGCTCCTTGGGCGCGAAGCGGACGGCTCGGGGCATGTAGTCGACGTAAGGTCCCATATCAGTTTCCCGCGATCCTCCCGTAGACGTAGACGATGTCCGGGATCAGGCCCACGAAGAGGATGACAAGGCAGGCGACGCCGGAGGCCAGCATCCACTTCACCCAGTTCTTCTCGGTCTTCAGGTGCATGTAGTAGCCCAGCACCAGGCTCGCCTTGAAGAGCGCCGTAGCGAAGATCCCCGCGACCGCGATGCGGGTATGACCCGCGAGCCCCAGCAGGACGCTCACGCCGACCATCGCCAGAAGGATGAAATAAATCTTGATGTAGGTCCCGCGATTCATGCCTCGTCCTTCCTCAAAATTTGGGCGCCAAGTAAAGCAAGGGAAAAAGAAAAATCCACACCACGTCGACGAAGTGCCAGTAGATGCCGACGTACTCCACCCGCTGCATATTTTCCCGCCGGCCCACCCCGCGCATCACGACCGAGATGGCGATCAACCCGGCCACGATGTGGAGCGCATGCAGCCCGGTCAGGAAATAATAAAACGACCAAAACAGGTTTTTAACCGGCGTAAAGCCGGCGGCGACCTCGTGGCTGTACTCGTAGGCCTTGAAGCCCAGGAAGGCCAGACCCAGCAGTATGGTGAAGCCCATCAGTCGCTTGGCGCGAGGCGCGTCGCCGTGATGGGCGGCGTCGTGGGCCAAAACGATGGTCAAGCTGCTGGTCAAGAGCACCACCGTGTTGATCACGCCGATCAACTCGTTGGTGTGGACCGCAGACTCCGCCCACTCCGGGTGGTGCCAGCGGTACAGCAGGTAGCAGACCACCGCGCCGCCGAAGATGACGATCTCGGAGGCGAGAACCCACCACATGCCCATGCGGCCCGTGACCACGCTGGGGCTTTCGTACCGATCCAAAGTCGCTGTCGCTGCCGTGCTCATAGTACCTCAATCGTTTAGGGCTTGGCCTCGGGGGCCAGCCATTGCGGACGATAGTCATCTTCGCGGTCGGGGGCGCTGTACTCGTAGGGCCAACGGTAGACCACCGGCGCCGTCTCGAAATTCCCGTGTCCCGGGGGCGAGGGCGTATCCCATTCCAGCGTGTTGGACTTCCAGGGGTTGCGCTCGGCCTTTTGCCCCTTCTTCATGCTCCAGAAGAAGTTGAAGACGAAGGGGATCTGCCCCAGCAGCAACACGATCGTCGCGACGGTCGCGATGACGTGGAGGTGCTGGTAAGGCACCAGGTTTTCCCAAAGGCTGGGATCGGAGATGCGCCGCTGGTGCCCGGCCAGGCCGAAGGCGAAGAGCGGGATGAAGATCACGTTGAAGGAGACGAAGGTGACGAGGAAGTGGATCCAGCCCAGCCCCTCGTTCATCTTGCGGCCGAACATCTTCGGAAACCAATAGTAGATCCCCGCGAACATCCCGAAGAAGGTGATCGGGAACATCGTGTAATGGAAGTGCGCCACCACGAAATAGGTGTCGTGGAGATAGATGTCGGTCGCCGTCGAGGCGAGATGGATGCCGGTCACGCCGCCGATCAGGAATTCGGCCAGCATGCCGAGCGCGAAGAGCATCGCGACCTTGTACTCGATCGAGGCCCGCCACAGGGTGGCCAGGAAGGAGAAGACGATGACCGCGAAGGGCACCGAGATCATGATGGTGGTGAGCGAGAAGGCCACCGCAAGCTGCGGGTTGATCCCGCTGACGAACTGGTGGTGGGCCCAAACGATGAAGCTCAAGACGCCCGCCGCCACCACCGAATAGATGATCATGCGGTAGCCGAAGATCGGCTTGCGCGCGAAGGTCGGGATGACCTCGCAGAGAATTCCCAAAGCCGGGAGCAGCAGGACGTAGACCTCCGGGTGGCCGAAGAACCAGAAGAGGTGCTGCCAGAGCAGCGGGTCGCCGCCCTGGGCCGGGATGAAGAAGCCGGTCTGGAGGGTGCGGTCGGCCAACAGCATCAGGGCGCCCGCGATCAGCGGGCCCACCGAGAACATGAAGATCAGATTCGCGGCGTTCTGCATCCACACGAAGAGCGGCATCCGAAACAGCGTCATGCCCTTGGTGCGCATGTTGAGCGTGGTGGAGAGGACGTTGATCCCCGACATCAGGGCCGCAGCGAACTCCAGCGCCAGGGCCAGGATCCAGAGGGTGCCGCCCCAGTCGACGCCGGTGTAATCCATCCGCGCGTTCAACGGCGGGTAGCCGGTCCAGCCGCCGCCCATCGCCCCGCCCGGCACGAAGAAGGAGGCCACCAGGACGACGGCGCTGAGCAGGAAGGTCCAGTAGCTCAGCATGTTGAGGCGGGGAAAGCACATATCCTCGGCCCCCAGCTGCAAGGGGACGAGGTAGTTCCCGAAGCCGGAGAGCAGGATGGGCTGAGCGACCCAAAAAATCATGATCGTCCCGTGCATCGTGACCATCGCGTTATAGACGTCGGGCCCCACCTGGCCGAACAGGGGGACGGCCTCGTTGGGATAGGCGAGCTGCATGCGGAAGGCGTAGGCGAGAAAGCCGCCCAGGATGGCCATGAACAGGCCTGTGATCATGTACTGCAGGCCGATGACTTTGTGGTCGGTCGAGAAGACGTATTTTTTCCAAAAGCCGACCGCGTGCTCCGTTTGCATGTGGTACATCGAGATTCCCCTTAGAGGCTGTCTTTATCCAGGCGGCTGGTCGTGATTTCCTCGCCGCGCAACCATTTTTGATAGTCCTGCTCGCTCAACACGTGGATCCAGCCGCCCATGTTGCCGTGCCCCACGCCGCAGAGCTCGGCGCAGGAGATCTTGTATTGCCCCGTCTTCACGGCCTTGAACCAGCCCTTGATCGAGCGGCCCGGGACCACGTCCTGCTTGAAGCGCAGGTTGGGGATGAAGAAGCTGTGGATGACGTCTTCGGCCTCGAGGTTGAGGTGGATGACTTTGTCGACGGGGACGTAGAGCTGGTTCATCGTCTGCTTGTCGTCCTCGGTGCCGAGCTTGCCGTCGGCGCCGGGGTGGGTGATGTCCCAGACGAACTGCTTGCCCTTGACCGTGACGGTCTGGTCGGCGGGCGGCAGCTTTTCCTTGATCGCGCGCCACATCGGGACCTGCTGGTGGTCGATCGCCAGGTCGAAGCCCAAGACGACCACCGCGGGGACCAGGACCCAGGACATGGCCTTCCAGCTGTGACCCGGCAGATAGCCGGCCTTGCGGCCCTTGCGGCGGCCGAAGGCAAAGATGCAGAAGAACAGGAACAGCTCCGCGGCCAAGAACCACGCGCCGACGATGTAATAGATATTGGCGAAGACGGCGTCGTATTGGGCGCCGTAACTGGCGATATTTTCAGGGAGCCATTGCAACATCGGAACCGCTTTCCGCGGAGAAATCCTCTGAACGGAGTCTCCGCCAAGGGCCTCAATGTAGGAAATCGCGCCCGAAGAAACATTGACCTAGGTCATGTTTTTCAAAAAAATCGGAAAGTTTCAGGGAGGGTCGAGGCGGGCGACGCGGGCCAGGGCGGCCGGGTCGGGGAGGATGAGGTTGCGGCCCTCGCCGCGGAGCAACTTTTCCCGTTTCATTTCGCTGATGCAACGCACCGCCGTCTCGAGGACGGTACCGGCGAGCTCGGCCAGCTCTTGGCGGGTGAGGCGGATGCCGAGCTGGACCCCGCCGGGCACCCTTTTGCCAAAGGCGTGGGCCAATAGGACCAGGGTCTCGGCCATGCGCTCGCGCACGGGCTTTTGGGCGAACTGGCGCATCCGCTCCTCGGCCTGCTTGAGGTCCTGGCAAAGCCACTGCAGCAGCCGGCGCATGAAGAGGGGCTTGTCCTCGAGCAGGCCCAAGACGGAG encodes:
- a CDS encoding cytochrome c oxidase subunit II, with amino-acid sequence MLQWLPENIASYGAQYDAVFANIYYIVGAWFLAAELFLFFCIFAFGRRKGRKAGYLPGHSWKAMSWVLVPAVVVLGFDLAIDHQQVPMWRAIKEKLPPADQTVTVKGKQFVWDITHPGADGKLGTEDDKQTMNQLYVPVDKVIHLNLEAEDVIHSFFIPNLRFKQDVVPGRSIKGWFKAVKTGQYKISCAELCGVGHGNMGGWIHVLSEQDYQKWLRGEEITTSRLDKDSL
- a CDS encoding cytochrome oxidase subunit III translates to MSTAATATLDRYESPSVVTGRMGMWWVLASEIVIFGGAVVCYLLYRWHHPEWAESAVHTNELIGVINTVVLLTSSLTIVLAHDAAHHGDAPRAKRLMGFTILLGLAFLGFKAYEYSHEVAAGFTPVKNLFWSFYYFLTGLHALHIVAGLIAISVVMRGVGRRENMQRVEYVGIYWHFVDVVWIFLFPLLYLAPKF
- a CDS encoding heme-copper oxidase subunit III; the protein is MGPYVDYMPRAVRFAPKEPAFASNGVLGMTLFLLAELMFFTGLISAYLVLRAGAGDWPPPGQPRLPVAATAFNTLLLLGSGVTMVLARGRALRPGPSAYRGYLIATLLLGAAFVAIQGFEWVRLIGYGLTTNSSIYGGTFYLLIGVHALHVLGGLAVLAYALRKTRGFLPAAGRGRRLTVAAMYWLFVVLLWPVLYGLVYF
- a CDS encoding cytochrome c oxidase subunit I, coding for MYHMQTEHAVGFWKKYVFSTDHKVIGLQYMITGLFMAILGGFLAYAFRMQLAYPNEAVPLFGQVGPDVYNAMVTMHGTIMIFWVAQPILLSGFGNYLVPLQLGAEDMCFPRLNMLSYWTFLLSAVVLVASFFVPGGAMGGGWTGYPPLNARMDYTGVDWGGTLWILALALEFAAALMSGINVLSTTLNMRTKGMTLFRMPLFVWMQNAANLIFMFSVGPLIAGALMLLADRTLQTGFFIPAQGGDPLLWQHLFWFFGHPEVYVLLLPALGILCEVIPTFARKPIFGYRMIIYSVVAAGVLSFIVWAHHQFVSGINPQLAVAFSLTTIMISVPFAVIVFSFLATLWRASIEYKVAMLFALGMLAEFLIGGVTGIHLASTATDIYLHDTYFVVAHFHYTMFPITFFGMFAGIYYWFPKMFGRKMNEGLGWIHFLVTFVSFNVIFIPLFAFGLAGHQRRISDPSLWENLVPYQHLHVIATVATIVLLLGQIPFVFNFFWSMKKGQKAERNPWKSNTLEWDTPSPPGHGNFETAPVVYRWPYEYSAPDREDDYRPQWLAPEAKP